Proteins from a genomic interval of Oceanispirochaeta crateris:
- the hydE gene encoding [FeFe] hydrogenase H-cluster radical SAM maturase HydE, which yields MQSMENKERPQALSPQEIKELFYNATTQELITRGGELCHRVHGPHVLLRGLLEYTNYCGSNCLYCGIRHDNGEVHRYRIEEEMLLEAVQAGFDRGIRTFVLQGGEDPQFDNDRICRLVEAIKALTGGEAAVTLSCGMRSLNQYKEMKAAGGDRYLLRFETSDPELHAYVRNGSTLKARLMALEYIREAGFQTGSGYMLGLPGERTETRLENVLLAQRLKLDMVGIGPFIPHPQTPLGKAAQKPLEESIRGVALLRLALPEAHIPATTAAGSLCKDGREQMIAAGANVLMPNLTHIEFKKDYQLYPGKICLDESGIQCIGCLSMRIRPLGREISFDRGDPPRFEGVQG from the coding sequence ATGCAAAGTATGGAAAACAAAGAGAGACCACAAGCTCTGAGTCCACAAGAGATTAAAGAACTATTTTACAATGCCACCACACAAGAGCTCATCACCAGGGGTGGAGAGCTTTGCCACAGGGTTCACGGACCCCATGTTCTTCTCCGGGGACTGCTGGAATACACAAATTATTGCGGGAGCAACTGTCTATATTGCGGGATTCGTCACGACAATGGGGAGGTTCATCGATACCGCATTGAAGAGGAGATGTTGCTGGAGGCCGTTCAAGCCGGTTTTGACAGGGGAATCCGAACCTTTGTGTTACAGGGAGGAGAAGACCCCCAGTTTGACAATGACAGGATTTGCCGTCTGGTAGAGGCCATTAAGGCCCTCACCGGCGGCGAGGCGGCGGTCACCCTGAGCTGCGGAATGAGAAGCCTCAACCAATATAAGGAGATGAAGGCTGCCGGCGGCGATCGCTACCTCCTCCGTTTTGAAACCTCTGATCCTGAACTTCATGCCTATGTGAGGAATGGAAGTACACTGAAGGCACGACTCATGGCATTGGAATACATCCGGGAAGCCGGTTTCCAAACAGGCAGCGGTTATATGCTGGGACTGCCGGGAGAAAGAACAGAAACAAGGCTGGAGAATGTGCTTTTGGCTCAAAGACTCAAACTGGATATGGTTGGAATCGGCCCCTTTATCCCTCACCCACAGACCCCTCTGGGTAAGGCAGCTCAAAAGCCCCTAGAAGAATCAATCAGGGGTGTGGCGTTGTTGAGACTGGCCCTTCCCGAGGCTCATATCCCGGCCACAACGGCGGCTGGGTCTCTTTGTAAGGATGGCAGGGAACAGATGATTGCCGCCGGAGCAAATGTTCTCATGCCCAACCTGACCCATATTGAATTCAAAAAGGACTACCAGCTCTATCCGGGTAAAATCTGCCTCGATGAAAGCGGAATACAGTGTATTGGATGCCTGTCCATGAGGATAAGACCTCTGGGACGGGAGAT